Genomic segment of Pseudomonas iranensis:
TGGTACGAAGAACTGGATAAGGCCGATCGGGAGAAGGAAGTGCGCATCTTGCGTATGTCGCTGCCCAACGGCAAAACGATCTACTACGCAGGCTATGCATCGTTCAACAAAACCCCGACGCTGGTGCGCAACGAAGGTGCGGCCGTTTCCTTTGGCTTCACCATCAATGCTGAAATCACAGCGTATCGCGCGCCGGTTGCCGCTGGCGGCGGGGCCTGATCATGGCGAAGTTCAAGATTGCGCAAGCGCCCACATTCACCGATGCGGTGATGGTCCCGGTAGTTGGCCAAGACGCGGTGAAGGTGGAATTTACCTTCAAATATCGAGACCGCATCGAACTTGCCGCGCTGTTTGATGAATGGAATCAGCGACAAAAGCAAAGCCTCGAGCAGGTCGGCGACAAGCCTACGATGTCTCAAATCGTTGCGGTCGACACCGAAAACCAAGTTCAGCAGATCAAGGATCTGGTTGTTGGTTGGGAGTTCGATGACAAGTTCGACGACGAGGGCATCAAGGCGCTGGTGACGTCTTGCCACGGTGCAACCGAGGCCGTGGTAAATGCCTACCAGGCGGCCTACGCCAAGGCCCGCACGGGAAACTGATTCGCGCCGCCCGAGCCATGTATGAGCCCCCTCCGAATGCGGAGCAACTTGCCGCATTCGGGTTGGATGCAGAGGACATCGAAGAGGAATTCGAAGTTTGGCCGTGCCTTTGGCCAGCCTTCCTCCTGTTCAACAGGATGTCCACTCAGTGGCGTGCAGGCACCGGCGGCGCTATCGGTCTCGACTACAGCAGCATCCGCGATGTGGCCGGACTCCTCGGCATCAAGAAAAAGAAACTCGCCGCGATCTTTCCTGACCTGCAGGTGTTGGAAGGCGAAGCCCTGC
This window contains:
- a CDS encoding phage tail assembly chaperone, coding for MAKFKIAQAPTFTDAVMVPVVGQDAVKVEFTFKYRDRIELAALFDEWNQRQKQSLEQVGDKPTMSQIVAVDTENQVQQIKDLVVGWEFDDKFDDEGIKALVTSCHGATEAVVNAYQAAYAKARTGN
- a CDS encoding DUF1799 domain-containing protein; amino-acid sequence: MYEPPPNAEQLAAFGLDAEDIEEEFEVWPCLWPAFLLFNRMSTQWRAGTGGAIGLDYSSIRDVAGLLGIKKKKLAAIFPDLQVLEGEALRVMAEERENSP